cagcgtggtggattaagctctgacccttctcctatatgggatAGAGACTCATGCCCAGCAGGTGGAAATTCAAACAGGCTCAAgcgtaaatacaaaaaaaaaaattgcggttTTTGGGTTATCTAAGAACACCAAAAAAAGCCGTATAATAAAATCCACATTTTCCTCACTTCTCCGTAGCTGCattcttttttatctttataccGATTGAACTATTAAAACGCTACTGTTCTGACAAATTAACCAcggtcatttttattattaatagtacaATATCGACAGCGCGCAATGCTGTAACTAGAAACAAATCGCACCGGCTGTACGGCTCCGTGAAATCTTTTTAATACCTTTACCGACTGAAACTTCGTAATACGACCTTCTCCATCTGTCCGTGAAATTTTATAcaacgaaataaatgttttaaaaactaGCTAAGTCGCCAGAAATGACCTTCGTAGTCTCAAGCCCGTAAAAACTTCGAGATAAAGTGTAACcactaaatattaatagttatgTCTATTCGAAGCTTGAACCTTTACATGCAAATATAAACGGCTCAGGAGTTTCATTTAGAAtccgtttattttttacgttaaaAGTTTTCTCATATACctacgtattatatttaatcttcGAAAAGTGCAAGTCATGATTTAAATGATTCAACTAACCACTTGTAGCTACCTACTTCCGGAATGACAACACATCAAATTTACATGAAGGTTTTGATGATGAAGCATTTCTTAGTCAATGTTAGGAtgaatagtaaattaatatagattattacGTAATTCCGAAGTTATGCAATATTACACAAACTTTAGCGACTTAACTCTCGAGTAACGAGTAGCTTACACAAAAAGAAGGAAATCTTGAGTTACATGTTGAATAAATACTTTATCACATTGTGTTTGTAATGTTATGGACACTAACGATTCCGTCAGTTTTGATTAGATGAGAATGTCATATAAAACAATTGatataaattgatataattatgtatatacaaatatttacctaATGTATAAATCTGATATACCTGTAATTATCGATAATGATAAACttatctattaatattaaaataaccgctttttactaaatgcatatggatacacggtacatataccaaaatgacattttttatgaattttgtctgactgtctgtctgtcggtttgttcccgctaaactctgaaacggctggaccgattttgacgggactttcactggcagatagctgatgtaatcaggagtaacttaggctactttcattttagaaatttatttattttataaccctgcgaactgaaaataacttttttgataaattccaagcggaagaagtcgcgggcacagctagtagttatatataaatattactagctgCCCACCCTGGCTTTATTTAAAGTTCTTTGCGACACCTAGCAAGTCTCGTCTTCGGTGTGAGATATACACTACATTTTTGTGATTCAGCGATAGCTCTTACTATATATTCATTTAACTTTTATGCAGTTAAGGATTGTCATAAAGTGCATGAAATGCTTAAAGATAACCAATGTACTTATCTAACTTGATAAGAGAATGCTGTAGGTATCCGACTTAAGAGTTTTCCAATAACCAGTGTGTgttcattgttttaaaaattagaatagAGAAAAACATACTACGATATATGTATATGCTATCGCGAACTTTGTTGTAAATCtttaaaagagaaataatttcCTCGCACTTTTTTGatttcatattcatattttcaaattaattcatATTGTAGCAAATTTTCCAAACTATTAACTTTCCTAATAAATTAGAAATAGCATGATCCGTTcagaactttttgagtttatcgcGAACAGGCAGTTGCAGGGggctttgttttattatcatacaaataataaaaatgtaacgggtcgctctctgtacatttaagatatataagaaaaaataatatgattgtcagaatttttgtctgtgcgtttgtgcacgctaatctcaaaaacggCTCATACGATTTTGATGtgggttttataaatatattgtgacaagcttagcttaacatttagtgtttgtttcatgttaatcggttcataaataaaaaagttatgccaatttaaagaatcacgttgaacatgtaaagtcactattccagtTTCCACAAgtacgaagtcgcgagcacagctagtctatagaATAtgataaagctgaaaagtttgtttgtttgttgtttaaaCGTAgtaatcgaattgaaaaattattatttatttgtaattactcCATTGCATCCCTTTTTCTTTAAAATGTGCTATCGAACGCTGTAAATATGCTATCATTCAAAAGATTACTACCTTTTACCAGCGGCTTTGTTACAATTAGCAATTGATCTAAGCacaataatataaactatttaaatagaaaaaaaatatgcctGACAAATATATTGGTAGATGTTAACATGTCCGATTCACTCAGAACATCCTTATCACAAAACTAAAAGTGTTTATCATAACAGAAAAAAGTATCCAAAGGTGCAATGTAGTAGTTTGGCGTGCTACGGGGCCTACGggaataaaaatatgaacaaataaaattattatttattttggctCATAAAGATAGATCCATGTTTCAAAATATCTCCCATGTACAGAATACAATTCctttagttgtataaaaaacatgTAATGGTTATTgaaaaattcattcattcattcacttcagcctaacgcagtccactgctgtacataggcctaccccaagttcgcgccaaacatcccggtcttccgcaatcctcattcagtCACCGACAATTTTACGCAGATCGTCGGATCAGCGGACCGGAGGgcgtcctacactgcgtttgtcaacacgcggtctccactccacgtcaaattttttttacgtggggaaaatccatcatggatacccacCGACGCGGGGGCGCCAGGGGGTAGTGGGGCaagatggggtcgcgttagcatttGCCACCTTGCCCCGGCGGTGGGCCCGGACGAAACTTCCGGGCCCCGGaacaatggtggggtggcctcgcttacaataaggccacccctcagacatgtggggtcgtgtcgtccggccagCCGAAGTCCCCCCGACTATTGGGcggcgaccccactattacgagggggaggaggtgggcaactGTCTTCTTCTTGCTCCCGTACTTCTGCACCGGAGCGGGTCAGCGGAGACGTCGTTCTCCCTGACCCACTCCGCGGCCTCCTTTTgtgtcattacctcttcgcagaaagAGACCGCCGTCTGACACGTCTGCTCTAGCGGCCATCGGCCCGATACAGGTAACCAGCCCACCagcacttcaacttgctaattatgtgggctatgtcagttactCCTGTCGCGGCTCCTCTCGCGGATATAaccatttctaatcctatcttttagagagaccccaagcatagctcgttccattgcacgttgagcgactttaaacttgtggactagtcccgtcgtcagtgtccacgtctcggtaCCACTTGTTAAAACAGGCAGGACCCATTGCTTATATtcttgtcttcaagcattgctgaatcttcgaagtgaaaacTACGAAGCCTGCCAAGCACCGTCCAGCTCAACCGAATTCTCCTATCAGCTTCCTTCTCGAGTTGTTTCGGCCTAGTAGAATTGTGTGGCTTGGGTAGACATAATCCTGAACGACTTCGAGAAGGATACcgtcgaccgataccggtatcggtatgacttggttgttaaatataactttCGTTTTATCCAAATTCATACTGAAACCGATTCATCaagaggactcgtttaggccgccCAGCATTTGGTCTAGCTCGTCAAATGTCTCCGCAAAGAtaacaatatcgtcggcgaaacgaaggttattattatttttattttattttatagatgtgAAATCACTCTGGCGCCCGGAATATGGCGCATATATGGTCGAAGGTACTCCAGGAAAGCCTTATGGTGGGCTTTTGGCACATTTTAACATAGTTGAGGCTAATATGAGATACCGCAGGGTCGAAGCCAGTACGCTATTAAAAGAGGGTGAAGTTATTATGAGCATTACAAATTTTCCTAGGtaaggaaataaatatatatagaggTTATAGtagctaataataatagtgacgtcagctaaaatattgttttatcatTAATAGGCTCGGCTGTCCAGGTTTCACAAGTCCACCATATTCTCCAACCCCCGACAGGGGAGTGACAAGGTCGCATTACTTTCCAGACGAAGGCATTTTCCCTGGTCATCCTCGTTTTAAGACTCTGACTGCGAACATTCGACAGAGAAGACAAGAAAAAGTTGCCATTAATATTCCAAGTAAAGTAACAACTTACGATTGTCTATTTTAGTTGGgcattaaatgttataatatgtCAGTTGTAAAGACTGATCATATACCTAAAATAAATCGATAAACAGgcatttttaatcgaaatgaaGACATTAATTCCAATACTTAATCTTAAATTTGGATGCGCGAAGTTTTAaatgctaataataatatttcgttTCATTTTTAGTTTATCGCGATGTGAATACAAAAATCCCAGTGGACGACTCTCACAAGCTAGAGCCCGGAGTGGCCCAGCCGGACTGCATATACATGGACGCGATGGGCTTCGGCATGGGCTGCTGCTGTCTTCAGCTCACATTCCAAGCGTGCTGCATCAACGAGGCTCGCACGCTCTACGACCAACTCGCACCTTTATGTCCCATTATGGTATTTATATTGTTCAAATCTAGTgttttgacaaatatttatccCAAGTACATATGAAATGTACGTAATTGATGTAGATGTTACGATACCCTAGGACTAACAGTCagaactgaaaataaaattttgggtAATTAGTCTTAGTCTTCACTAATATTCGCTCTGTGCACATTACTAAAGACTAATGGCCCAAACGGGCACCAAACCATTGGGTCAACATTCCACTAAAAAGTCGGTAGTAGATCTGATTGATAAATGTGTGTTAGCTGGCGCTGTCTGCCGCGTCGCCTATCTATCGCGGCTTCCTGTCCGACGTGGACTGCCGTTGGAACGTGATCTCGGCCTCCGTGGACTGCCGCACGCGAGAGGAGCGCGGCCTCGATCCGCTGAACAACAACAAGTTCCGCATACACAAGTCCCGATACGACTCCATCGACTCCTACCTCTCTCCGGAACATGAaaagtaagtatataatatatctattctactcatagatcaagtaaaaaaaggtagataacgcacctagaacagaaaactgaagccacttttttaaagatgtgtgagtgagtgaagtgttgacaccttttaaaaaaagtccctaaaatttttattaaacaattaacttaatataggtaaaatgggtatgtgaaaataaaaacctgtttatagttttaaataaatttactaaaaataaaacaaaaaatcggtagaataataaaaaaatatattcataagataattgtatgaatggacacttcctatcccctctgtttatctcttttcagtttccagtcggttttttttaactatttttcttaaacctagaatcctttatgttgtataagttttttaaatttttgtcgcttagaactcagagtcatcgtcattgtttgcattttactaatatgatgtagtcttgtgttcaaatatttttcaatcactaatcgtattaaattgactttatgcgcatggccagcataatcgtggtcattttctcagtcttacagccgctacccattcacctcttattaaaatattcattggaaacctaaaaccatgtaatttgatagtaaaatatgggtacctagtttactcaaaaattgtaaaaagttaagacataaaacaaacgagttaataattcataaatatattttgatttttttattttcaatttatgtaacataaaataacacgggaaaaaaacaataactgtgtctactttttacttaattatttttctgattgcgtacaatttacttacccacattttggggtattgaaaaaaagaactactggcagcactcccgtggtacgtcatttcgtgacattgaaattataagttccgaataacctcaatattattttggaataacaataaatttaaagttttatgtgtacttacgtgtgaaacgatattccttcagattttttgtttactttggtattgtttttgcaccatttaatcacacaagacggcattttataagcaaagttactgtatgaagcctcgtgacatactaacgaaaatgagcgtagtttgatgcatatgtgtgcgtgagcgcgtgtatttacttgaaggagccgagttttgtggcttcactaacaacaaaggccgcgcattatctacctttttttactatatctatgattCTACTCTCTTTTTAATAgtatcgaatttttttttaaacttgacCTTGACCGACCTTTGCTATCGGTTCTTTTTTCCTCAcgcaaaataatatatatctgtATCTAATTACATTGATTTCCGAACGAGTGCAACAAATTggataattgatttttatgtggTCATCATTATCAGGACAAAGGTttgttgaagaaaaaaaaaaatcgatatattcacGGAAAAAAAtgtggcggtacgaagttcttCAGGGTCAGTTAGTATCAGATAAAATAGAGTCAATTTGCGTTGAAAACCTTGACGTTTGATTTGTTATTGATAActcaaactaaaattataatttacacgTTAGTTTAATGTAACACAATTTTTACGCCAGAACTGTCTaaaatgaagtaattttttacaaACGAATACTATACTACTATTAAAAATCTGAAGTTATTTTGTTCGAATGCGTCAATCTACAACATTATGCTTGGATTAATTGAAGTAGAACAGttggtatataattatatggacAAAATAGCACGGTTTGGTTATTTATCTGGCGTTATTTTTACGAAACTCTAggagcttatttttatatataaactagctgactcggcaaacgttgtcttgccgctaaacgctatttaaaaataggggtagaagggtgaaaatttagggttgtatgtctttttcaacgccaaatcataataaaataaaaaataaataaattatctaaaaattaaaaaaaatagcggtGGACttcccttaacatttagggggatgaaaaatagatgttgtttgattctcagacctacccaatatgcacacaaaatatcatgagaatcggtcaagccgtttcggaggagtttaactacaaacaccgcgaaacgagatttttatatattagaagatacaAGTATTACGCCCCTACTCTCTCAGACTAGttcaaactgcgtcaacgggctggTACCTATATAATCATGTATATGATTATCTCGTCGTGCCTCACTTCTGTCACCACAGAGACCCAAAATTCTTTTTTGTACTGGTTGAATGTCAGTATCAATATTTATCCACATAACGATACATAAATTTACACCACTGACGTTGCTCACGTATTTTTGCTGATTGTTTGAGCGTATTTTGACGTACAAACATTTCATACATTTTGACATCTTTCCCcaccttttttataaaattagttcggcaaacaagcgtaaggcttatttatttatttaaactttattacacaacaccaaaaaaaaaaaaaaaacaacataacaacacatcaagataacacgttgcgcaaaaggcggacttaaggccgtacagccttatctaccagtcaaccttaaggcgtaaaaaaatagtaaaagtaagtgttgaggtaagactataaaacaatacaagcaaaataaacatacgcatataaatacataaatatacttatatatatacatatatacatactacaagcaaaatatataaaaaaaagagagaaaaaaaaaatacgttcaaacaaaagtaaacacacgaagaaatgtcatgacatgaagttatatttaatgtaagcctaagatgaggagagtaaaaagataaataaggaggggctattgacagagtttttttcagacctgatggtaagagattaccgtagcttatagacatctacAATAATAGAAACATTgaaaacgcgttgccgaccctacccccaatccccccaggagctctgtttactttactcaccacaggaacacaacaaagcttgaaagcagtattatttagctgtaatcttctgtaaggtcaaagtattccccagtcgggctgctccggattttgagcaggatatttcctgttgtgccttacctcagttacaCTGAAActaattcaaaaagaaaaaaaggttcGTAATTCGACAGCTTGTCACAGTGAGCACAAATTGTTAGGTACAACGACATCCCGATCGTGCACGACGCGGCGATCTACCGGCGCCTGCGCGAGGGCGGCATCGACCACCCGCTGGCCCTGCACGTGGCGCACCTCTTCATACGAGACACCGTGTCACTGTTCTCCGAGAAGGTGCACCAGGACGACAAGAACGACACCGACCACTTCGAGGTATACTCGCTTTACTTTGCGTTACTATTAGTAGCGGAATAGGATTTTTTTGTTtcctcaattttttatttaataattaacagGATTTCATTCGACAGAATGATTATTGAATCgaatatattttgtgttttgtgctaatttttatagtattttttttttgttatgcaGAATATTCAGTCTACAAACTGGCAGACGATGCGTTTCAAGCCACCCCCTCCCAACTCGCCCATCGGTTGGCGCGTGGAGTTCCGTCCGTGCGAGGCGCAACTCACCGACTTTGAAAATGCTGCCTACGTGTGCTTCGTCGTGCTGCTGACCAGAGTTATTCTGTCGTATAATCTCAATTTCGTTATGCCGATTAGCAAGGTAAGGTATTTTTAATAggaaaattgaatattttataactaaagtCTTACGAGAGGCCGTGTATGATAAGATCATTGTTCTCTTTTCACCGTGATTTTTGATAAAACCAGTATAACTTTCCGGGACATGTTctttaaaaagaattttctAAAAAGTACGAACAAACTcgtatatcttaatatataataactagctgaccccgcaaacgtttctttgccatatatgttattaacccgcttaatccccccccccccacccttATAActttggggtatgaaaaatagatgttggccgattctcagacctacccgatatgcccacaaaatttttttaaaatcggtcgagccgtttcggaggagttcaatgtttaacaccatgacacgagaattttataatagatataaaaattactcgtcacgttgtttgtccgcgatggactcctaaactacttaatcaATTTTACTCAAATTTGCACAcagtgtgcagtttgatccaacttgcaAGATaggcaatattttattttgatatatgtaataattgatatatttaagaaaaataaaatataaatatcgcgCTGAAGCAACCTCGTCCCAGTGCTATATAAGCCCGTGCTGACGCGGCGTGCCCCGCAGGTGGACGAGAACATGCAGCGCGCGCAGCggcgcggcgcgtgcggcgaGCAGCGCTTCTGGTGGCGCCGCCACGTGCGCGCGCCCGCGCCGGGGGACGACTACCTCGAGATGACCGTCAACGAGATCGTCAACGGAAAGGTTCCGTAGGATTCTGATTTGCCGTAATCACACACaccctttatatatttttttaacagtctGCGGAAAAGATTCGTGTTCGACTATATCGTGTAAAGATATTGCAGTGTAAGAATTTATGCGGAGCTCGGTCGTCCTGGTGCTGTTTTGATTGAATCAGAATCCGAGAGTTATTTACCACGCGTCGTATTTCGTGTGCGACAGGAGGGCGCGTTCCCGGGGCTGATCCCGCTGATCGAGTCGTACCTGTCGGGCATGGACGTGGACGCGGACACGCACTGCAGCGTGCAGCAGTACCTCAAGCTCATCCAGCGCCGCGCCGCCGGCGATCTCCACACCATGGCCGCCTGGATGCGCGACTTCGTCACCTCGCATCCCGACTACAAGTACGCAttcttattttatactagctgatctAATAGATGTTGTCCTTTCAACATGTTGTAGTAGTAGCGCTAGGAGAAACTTTCAAAACAAGCCAGCAGCtcttataattttacaaatctaACTGGTTTCAGTCCGAACTCTGATCTTTTTAAGTAAATGATCTGATGATTCTAGAGACGCGCTAAATTTACCACTCAGtagatcatttttttaattatttaaaacagctttacttactttataaaagattttcagatttattttagaaactacAGATATTTTTTCGCTGAATTTATTGGATGACTAAATACTAAACAGTCTTCACAGTGCTACTACAAAAAGGTCATATATTTTTGCAGGAAAGATTCGGTCGTCACCGAGAAGATAAACTACGACCTGCTGAAGACCGCGCACGGGATCCAGACGGGCTCTCTGGCGGCGCCCACGCTGCTGGGCAGCAGCACCACCTCCAAGACCAACGACGACATTCCCAACGCCATCAGAAGGATGCTCAGCAAGGACTGCCCCTAGCCGCCTCTTTCGCCCCAGTGCCTTGAGCTCTTCACGCGTGTTGCCTATGTACAAGCAGAAGTAAATGTATAGATGCGCCTAACTTCTCAAAAATACGTGTttccttaaataaaattatataaaaacaatgtaaGGCTcggctaataaaaatattttaatgctaTGGtctataatttacattttataggtATTGGCCAATTGTAATGGACACTgcaaattgacatttttttaatattatggtgATAAATAATGTTATGGTACATTTGCAGAACACACATTTTTGAGCATGTTATGAGTATATATACTTTTGCCTCTTCTTGTACTTATACTGTTATAGTAGTTTCGccttatatagttttataaaattataatataaattagtataCACCGAATATCTGACACACCCAAGCGACAGCCATATTATTCTTCGCTCGGAGTTTTCGGTGAATAGACAATAGAAGTGTAGCACTGTGTTGTCATTTTATGGTATTATACGCATGTTACTGTAAAAGTTTGACGGTTGTAGTCTGAGTACTTTAAGATATCGACATAATTAAGCAATATATTACAAAAGTCATACCTATCTGGACATTTTGAATAAATTGTACAatagtgtttttaaaatatttgatactaCACATATCAAGTGTAGTTTAATTGACtcaaataatttgataatttgaATGACTTCATATGTACAGGATGGATACAAGCAAGAGGCATCAAATTAAAACACTTGAATTACTTACCATTTctaagctatataaaaaaaaaaaaaaaacagtctaaAGAAGCAGTAGTTTGTTTAGTTGTGAACTTACATAGCGTTACCTACTGATTCTGTGAGTGATTTATTGTATGTAGATTAGAAATAGTATGTAGTATATTATGTAGTTTAATTCGATGCAACGTGTTTAAATCCAGCTGTACATTCAACTGTACGAATCTTGcggtttagaaaaaaaaaaaaactatgtgattaaaatattatcaaatattaaaagaGACAGCGTAATTATGTGTTATCGagtttataattgttttatggaAAGTTGTCTTATATGCATAAACATTCATATACCTACAGCATTTGATtagtacaaataattgtatatttttaatgacttaTTATTAGTGATGATACCTATATTGAACTATGAGATATGCAAACAAGCATTGCATTCTTATAAAACGTGATAAATATGCAGTTTTATGACTTTTAGTGACTGAAATATTAGTTAGAAAAGTTT
This is a stretch of genomic DNA from Melitaea cinxia chromosome 2, ilMelCinx1.1, whole genome shotgun sequence. It encodes these proteins:
- the LOC123664142 gene encoding glutamate--cysteine ligase isoform X1, with translation MNIGVNLRKFRYTCGFVTSVFKSRFNTRIIQVVNMGLLTEGSPLSWEETKALAEHVRHHGIEQFINLYSKLRDRTGDVLKWGDEVEYIIVKFDDKNQRATVSLRADEILPQLQEKETEEPENVKSLWRPEYGAYMVEGTPGKPYGGLLAHFNIVEANMRYRRVEASTLLKEGEVIMSITNFPRLGCPGFTSPPYSPTPDRGVTRSHYFPDEGIFPGHPRFKTLTANIRQRRQEKVAINIPIYRDVNTKIPVDDSHKLEPGVAQPDCIYMDAMGFGMGCCCLQLTFQACCINEARTLYDQLAPLCPIMLALSAASPIYRGFLSDVDCRWNVISASVDCRTREERGLDPLNNNKFRIHKSRYDSIDSYLSPEHEKYNDIPIVHDAAIYRRLREGGIDHPLALHVAHLFIRDTVSLFSEKVHQDDKNDTDHFENIQSTNWQTMRFKPPPPNSPIGWRVEFRPCEAQLTDFENAAYVCFVVLLTRVILSYNLNFVMPISKVDENMQRAQRRGACGEQRFWWRRHVRAPAPGDDYLEMTVNEIVNGKEGAFPGLIPLIESYLSGMDVDADTHCSVQQYLKLIQRRAAGDLHTMAAWMRDFVTSHPDYKKDSVVTEKINYDLLKTAHGIQTGSLAAPTLLGSSTTSKTNDDIPNAIRRMLSKDCP
- the LOC123664142 gene encoding glutamate--cysteine ligase isoform X2 encodes the protein MNIGVNLRKFRYTCGFVTSVFKSRFNTRIIQVVNMGLLTEGSPLSWEETKALAEHVRHHGIEQFINLYSKLRDRTGDVLKWGDEVEYIIVKFDDKNQRATVSLRADEILPQLQEKETEEPENVKSLWRPEYGAYMVEGTPGKPYGGLLAHFNIVEANMRYRRVEASTLLKEGEVIMSITNFPRLGCPGFTSPPYSPTPDRGVTRSHYFPDEGIFPGHPRFKTLTANIRQRRQEKVAINIPIYRDVNTKIPVDDSHKLEPGVAQPDCIYMDAMGFGMGCCCLQLTFQACCINEARTLYDQLAPLCPIMLALSAASPIYRGFLSDVDCRWNVISASVDCRTREERGLDPLNNNKFRIHKSRYDSIDSYLSPEHEKYNDIPIVHDAAIYRRLREGGIDHPLALHVAHLFIRDTVSLFSEKVHQDDKNDTDHFENIQSTNWQTMRFKPPPPNSPIGWRVEFRPCEAQLTDFENAAYVCFVVLLTRVILSYNLNFVMPISKVDENMQRAQRRGACGEQRFWWRRHVRAPAPGDDYLEMTVNEIVNGKGAFPGLIPLIESYLSGMDVDADTHCSVQQYLKLIQRRAAGDLHTMAAWMRDFVTSHPDYKKDSVVTEKINYDLLKTAHGIQTGSLAAPTLLGSSTTSKTNDDIPNAIRRMLSKDCP